A portion of the Gossypium arboreum isolate Shixiya-1 chromosome 8, ASM2569848v2, whole genome shotgun sequence genome contains these proteins:
- the LOC108469107 gene encoding uncharacterized protein LOC108469107, with amino-acid sequence MASSICLSLSPPSKTLAPPSTSTSRGCKCCSVVSVSKCHKPTRRKRQQVICTAPEEEKLTRRNPLDFPIEWERPKPGRRTDIFPQFSPMKTPLLAPMPYDPPEENEEEEEEKKEEEEEDLEKEQEPENPEKQS; translated from the exons ATGGCATCATCCATTTGCCTATCCTTATCGCCGCCGTCTAAAACTCTAGCTCCGCCTTCCACTTCCACCAGCCGTGGTTGCAAATGCTGCTCCGTCGTCTCCGTTTCAAAATGCCATAAACCGACGAGGAGAAAGAGGCAGCAGGTGATTTGTACGGCTCCTGAGGAAGAGAAATTGACTCGTCGTAATCCCCTCGATTTCCCCATT GAATGGGAGAGGCCTAAACCAGGGCGTAGAACTGACATTTTCCCTCAATTCAGTCCCATGAAAACACCATTACTGGCGCCAATGCCATATGATCCTCCcgaagaaaatgaagaagaagaggaagaaaagaaagaggaagaagaggaagatcTAGAAAAGGAACAGGAACCCGAAAACCCCGAAAAGCAGTCATGA
- the LOC108470094 gene encoding casein kinase 1-like protein HD16: protein MQVLRGGIRQSKRINDNPESSASLVPTARNAAPNRGRGRGRGRGRGRGGMNPEENQKLVGPSACGRGCNGINLPVRQVVENSAEKPVAVKEEGSTSSLPERVQLGNSPVYKLDRKLGKGGFGQVFVGRRISGGTGRSGPDAFEVALKFEHQNGKGCSSGPPYEWQVYSTLNGCYGLPLVHYKGQLGGYYILVMDMLGPSLWDVWNSNNQMLTEEMVACIAVEAISILEQLHLKGFVHGDVKPENFLLGQPGTSKEKTLYLVDLGLASRWKEAASARHVDYDQKPDVFRGTVRYASVHAHLGRTGSRRDDLESLAYTLIFLLRGKLPWQGYIGENKGFLVCKKKMGTSPAVLCSLCPPPFQQFLEIVTNMKFDEEPNYSKLISLFHNSIDFNSSIHPIQIDGAIKVGQKRERSLTELEDGEQLKKKVRLGSPASQWISIYNSRTSMKQRYHFNVIDSRLNQHVEKGKEDGLYVSCVASSSNLWAIVMDAGTGFTSQVYELSPIFLHKEWIMEQWEKNYYITSVAGACNGSALVIMSKGTPYTQQSYKVTDVFPFKWINKKWKEGFSVTSMTAAGNKWGIVMSRNAGYRLQVVELDFLYPSEGIHRRWEKGFRITSAAATEDQAAFILSAPKRKSQDVMQETLRTSAFPSTQVKDKWLKNLYISSICYGRTVS from the exons ATGCAAGTTTTGAGAGGCGGAATTCGACAATCGAAGAGGATCAACGACAATCCGGAGAGCTCTGCTTCCTTAGTTCCGACTGCTCGGAATGCAGCTC CTAATAGAGGTAGAGGTAGAGGGAGAGGTAGGGGTAGAGGGCGTGGAGGAATGAATCCTGAAGAAAATCAAAAGCTTGTTGGTCCCAGTGCTTGTGGCCGGGGTTGCAATGGAATAAACTTGCCAGTGAGACAGGTCGTTGAAAACAGTGCGGAAAAACCGGTTGCTGTCAAGGAAGAAGGAAGCACTAGTTCACTACCTGAAAGG GTACAACTTGGTAACTCTCCTGTGTACAAGTTAGACAGAAAACTCGGTAAAGGGGGTTTCGGGCAGGTTTTTGTTGGAAGAAGAATATCTGGTGGGACGGGGCGCAGTGGACCAGATGCTTTCGAG GTCGCTTTGAAGTTTGAGCATCAAAATGGTAAAGGATGTAGTTCGGGTCCTCCTTATGAGTGGCAAGTATATAG CACTCTTAATGGTTGTTATGGACTTCCCTTGGTTCATTACAAAGGTCAACTCGGAGGCTACTACATTCTT GTCATGGATATGCTAGGTCCGAGTTTATGGGATGTTTGGAACTCAAACAACCAGAT GCTGACAGAAGAGATGGTTGCTTGTATAGCCGTGGAGGCAATATCGATTCTCGAGCAGCTTCATTTGAAAGG TTTTGTACATGGAGATGTTAAGCCCGAGAACTTTTTGCTTGGCCAGCCTGGGACCTCAAAGGAGAAGACCCTGTATCTGGTTGATCTTGGTCTGG CTTCGAGATGGAAAGAAGCAGCTTCTGCACGTCATGTTGATTATGACCAAAAACCTGATGTGTTTAG gggaaCTGTACGTTATGCAAGTGTACATGCACATTTGGGTAGGACTGGGAGTCGAAGGGATGACCTCGAGTCATTGGCTTATACACTCATATTTCTACTAAGAGGAAAGCTTCCCTGGCAAGGTTACATC GGTGAGAACAAAGGATTTCTTGTTTGTAAGAAGAAGATGGGAACTTCTCCAGCGGTGCTGTGTTCCTTGTGTCCTCCACCGTTTCAACAGTTTCTTGAAATTGTAACCAATATGAAATTTGATGAAGAACCCAATTACTCAAAgcttatttccctttttcatAACAGCATAGATTTCAATTCATCAATACATCCTATCCAAATCGATGGAGCTATTAAG GTGGGTCAAAAACGGGAAAGATCACTCACCGAGTTGGAAGATGGTGAGCAGCTTAAAAAGAAAGTTCGGCTTGGGTCTCCTGCTTCTCAATGGATCTCAATCTATAATTCCCGAACCTCAATGAAACAGAG GTATCACTTTAACGTTATTGATTCAAGACTCAACCAGCACGtggagaaaggaaaagaagatgGGTTGTATGTTAGCTGTGTAGCGTCGTCATCGAATCTATGGGCCATTGTTATGGATGCAGGCACGGGGTTTACATCTCAGGTTTACGAGTTATCACCAATCTTTTTGCATAAG GAGTGGATAATGGAACAATGGGAGAAGAATTACTACATCACTTCCGTTGCCGGAGCGTGCAACGGCAGTGCACTGGTCATTATGTCGAAAG GTACCCCCTATACGCAGCAATCCTACAAAGTTACTGATGTATTTCCCTTCAAATGGATTAATAAGAAATGGAAAGAAGGCTTCTCCGTGACCTCGATGACCGCTGCGGGCAACAAATGGGGCATCGTTATGTCTCGAAATGCAGGCTATCGTCTTCAG GTTGTTGAACTTGATTTCCTTTACCCGAGCGAGGGGATTCATCGAAGATGGGAAAAAGGGTTTCGGATTACATCGGCAGCGGCTACGGAGGATCAAGCTGCATTCATACTTAGTGCACCCAAGAGAAAATCACAAGATGTGATGCAAGAAACTTTGCGTACATCTGCTTTTCCTAGTACCCAAGTAAag